The Pseudomonas fluorescens genome segment GGCCACCGCGCGCGGCAAGCGGGTGCAGGCGCTGGGCGGCGCGAAGAATCACATGATCGTCATGCCCGACGCGGATCTGGATCAGGCGGCGGATGCCTTGATCGGCGCCGCTTACGGATCGGCCGGTGAGCGCTGCATGGCGATTTCGATTGCGGTCGCGGTGGGCGAAGTCGGCGATCAACTGATCGCCAAACTGTTGCCGCGCATCGATCAGTTGAAAGTCGGCAACGGTCTGCAAGGCGACAACGACATGGGCCCGCTGGTCACCGCCGAACACAAGGCCAGGGTGGAAGGCTTTATCGATCAGGGCGTGGCCCAGGGCGCGCAGCTGATTGTCGACGGCCGTCACTTCAAGGTGCCGGGGGCCGAGACGGGCTTTTTCGTCGGCGCGACGCTGTTCGATCACGTCACCACCGACATGAGCATCTATCAGCAGGAAATCTTCGGCCCGGTGCTGGGCATCGTTCGCGTGCCGGATTTCGCCAGTGCCGTGGCGCTGATCAACGCCCATGAATTCGGCAATGGCGTGTCGTGCTTCACCAGCGATGGCGGGATCGCCCGCGCCTTCGCCCGCAGCATCAAGGTCGGGATGGTCGGCATCAACGTGCCGATTCCGGTGCCCATGGCCTGGCATTCGTTCGGTGGCTGGAAGCGCTCGCTGTTCGGCGATCACCATGCCTACGGAGAAGAAGGCATTCGTTTCTACAGCCGTTACAAAAGCGTGATGCAGCGCTGGCCCGACAGCATTGCCAAGGGGCCGGAATTCAGCATGCCGACGGCCAAATAATTCCTCTGCGCGGAGAACAACAAGAATGAGTACTCCCCTGCGTTTTGCCCTCAACCGAATGGTCGCTCCACGTTTGTCCCTGCTGGCGTTCATCGAATTGGCGGTGACCCTCAAGGCCGACGCCATCGAGATCCGCAACGACCTCAAAGGCATCGAGATCGAGGACGGCACCGCACCCGAACACGTGCGTGAGTTGTGCACGGCCCACGGCATCAGCGTGCTGTCGATCAACGCGCTGTATCCGTTCGACGTTTGGAATGACGAGCGCCGCGCGCAGGCCTTGAAGCTGGCTGCCTATGCCCGCGATTGTGGTGCGCGGGGGCTGGTGATGTGCCCGTTGAACGATCGCGCCGATCCGCGCAGCGTCGCCGAACGTGCGTCGGGCCTGCGCACCGCGTTGAGCGAGCTGGCGCCGATCCTGCGCGATCATGGCCTGCTGGGTTTCATCGAGCCGCTGGGTTTCAAAGCCTGCTCGCTGCGTCGCAAACGCACGGCGGTGGAGGCGATCAGGGCGGGCGGCGGGCTGGATGTGTTCCGTCTGGTGCATGACACCTTTCACCACCACCTGGGCGGTGAGCAAGAGTTTTTCCCTGAGCTGACCGGGCTGGTGCACATCTCCGGTGTCGAGGAGACCGAGGCGCCGCTGGCGACCCTTGGCGATGGTCACCGGGTGCTGGTGGGCGCGGACGACATTCTCGGCAACGCGGCACAAATCAACAGCCTGCTCGCTGGCGGCTACAGCGGCTACCTGTCGTTTGAGCCGTTTGCCGACAGCGTCCATGGCCTGGCGGATATTCAGACGGCGATCGGCGCGAGCATGGACCACCTGAGCCAATCCCTGAGTTGACAGTGCCCCTCGCAGGGATCGGATCTGAATTTGAAAGGTGCGGTTATGACCACAACAAGACTGACCATGGCCCAGGCCCTGGTGAAATTCCTCGATAACCAGTACATCGAGGTCGATGGCGTTCAGAGCAAGTTCGTCGCCGGGATCTTTACCATTTTCGGCCACGGCAACGTGCTGGGTCTGGGGCAGGCGCTGGAGCAGGACAGCGGTGACCTGATCGTCCATCAGGGCCGCAACGAACAAGGCATGGCCCATGCGGCGATCGGTTTCGCCAAGCAGCATCTGCGACGCAAGATCTACGCCTGCACCTCGTCCGTGGGGCCGGGCGCGGCGAACATGCTGACCGCTGCCGCCACCGCGACCGCCAACCGGATTCCCTTGCTGTTGTTGCCGGGTGACGTCTATGCCTGCCGTCAACCGGATCCGGTGTTACAACAGATCGAACAGTTCCACGACCTGAGCATCAGTACCAACGATGCGTTCAAGGCCGTGAGCAAATACTGGGATCGCATCAACCGCCCCGAGCAATTGATGACTGCGGCGATCCACGCCATGCGCGTGCTCACGGATCCCGCCGAAACCGGCGCCGTGACCCTGGCCCTGCCGCAGGATGTGCAGGCCGAAGCCTACGACTATCCCGATTACTTCCTGCAAAAACGCGTGCACCGGATCGAGCGTCGTCCGGCCACTGAAGCGATGCTCGGCGATGCCTTGGCGTTGTTCAAAGGCAAACGCAAACCGCTGATCATCTGTGGTGGCGGCGTCAAATACTCGGGTGCCAGCGCGGCGTTGCAGGCGTTTGCCGAGCGCTTCGATATTCCCTTCGCCGAAACCCAGGCCGGCAAAAGCGCGGTGGTGTCCAGCCATCCGCTGAACGTCGGTGGCATTGGCGAAACCGGTTGCCTGGCGGCGAACCTGCTGGCCAAAGAGGCGGATCTGATCATCGGGGTTGGCACTCGCTACAGCGATTTCACCACCGCGTCGAAATCCTTGTTCCAGCACCCTGACGTGCAATTTCTCAACCTCAATATCAGCCCCTGCGATGCCCTGAAACTCGACGGCGTGCAACTGTTGGCGGACGCCCGAACAGGTTTGTCGGCGCTGGCCGAAGCGCTGGGGGACTACCGTTCCGGCTGGGGCGACCAGCCCCGTCAGGCCCGGGCGCAACTGGACGAGGAAGTGGATCGCCTTTATCAGATCGACTACCAGGCTCGGGACTTCGTCCCGGAAATCAACGACCACCTCGATCCGGCGGTGTTGCGCGAATTCATCGAGCTGACCGGTTCCTGCCTGACCCAGAGCCGTGTGCTAGGCGTGCTCAATGAAACCCTTGCCGATGACGCGGTCATCGTCGCTGCCGCCGGCAGCCTGCCCGGTGACTTGCAGCGCAGCTGGCGTAGCAAGGGGGTGAACACTTATCACGTCGAATACGGATATTCGTGCATGGGCTATGAGGTGAACGCCGCGCTGGGCGTGAAGCTTGCCGAGCCCGAGCACGAGGTTTATGCGCTGGTGGGCGACGGCTCTTACATGATGCTGCACTCGGAGCTTGCCACCTCGATTCAGGAGCGGCGCAAGATCAACGTGGTGCTGTTCGACAACATGACCTTCGGTTGCATCAACAATCTGCAGATGGGCAACGGCATGGACAGCTTTGCCACCGAGTTCCGTTTCCGCAACCCGCAGAGCGGCAAGCTCGACGGTGCTTTCGTGCCGGTGGATTTCGCCATGAGCGCGGCGGCCTACGGCTGCAAGACCTACAAGGTGAACACCGTTGAAGAGTTGCAGGCGGCGCTGGCCGATGCGCGCTTGCAGACGGTCTCGACCCTGATCGACATCAAGGTTCTGCCCAAGACCATGATTCACGGTTACCTGTCGTGGTGGCGGGTCGGCGTGGCGCAAGTCTCCACCAGCGCCCGCACCGATGCAGTGGCCAAAACCCTGAACGAACGACTGGCCAAGGCCCGTCAGTACTGATTGCTCTGAATCGAACAACTACAAGGAATCCTTTTATGTCATTGCTTTCCCAAGCGTTGCGGCTAGGCGTCATCGGCACCGGGGCTATCGGTCAGGATCACATCCGTCGTTGCAGCCAGACCTTGCTCAACAGTCAGGTCGTCGCGGTTACCGACATCAATTTGCAGCAGGCGGCCAAGGTCGTGGCTGACCTGAATCTGACCGCCGAGGTCTATCCCGACGGCCACGCGCTGATCCAGGCGCCGGACGTCGAGGCGATCCTCGTCACCTCCTGGGGCCCGAGCCACGAAGAGTTTGTGCTGGCCGCGATTGCGGCGGGCAAACCGGTGTTCTGCGAGAAACCGTTGGCGGTGACCGCCGAAGGCTGCCGCAAGATCGTCGAGGCCGAAGTGGCCCACGGCAAACGGCTGGTGCAGGTCGGTTTCATGCGTCCGTACGATGAAGGTTATCGCGCGCTGAAGTCGGTGATCGACAGTGGCCAGATCGGCGAGCCTTTGATGCTGCATTGCGCGCACCGCAACCCGAGCGTGGGCGAAAACTACAAGACCGACATGGCAATCACCGACACGTTGATCCATGAACTGGACGTGCTGCGCTGGTTGCTCGACGACGATTACGTCTCGGTGCAGGTGGTGTTCCCGCGCAAGAGCAGCAAAGCCCTCGCGCATTTGAAAGATCCGCAGATCGTGCTGCTGGAAACCGCAAAGGGCACACGGATCGACGTGGAGGTTTTCGTCAATTGCCAGTACGGCTATGACATCCAGTGCGAAGTGGTGGGGGAGACCGGCATCGCCAAATTGCCGGAGCCGTCTCAGGTGCAATTGCGCAGCGGGGCCAAGCTGTCCAACGCGATTCTGATGGACTGGAAGGATCGCTTTATCGCGGCCTATGACGTCGAGTTGCAGGCGTTCATCGATGGCGTGCGGGCAGGGCAGGTCGGCGGGCCGTCGGCGTGGGACGGCTTCGCCGCCGCCGTTGCCGCCGATGCGTGCATCGAAGCGCAGCACAGCGGGGCGATCGTCAAGGTCGCACTGCCAGACCGTCCCCATTTCTACAGCTGACGCAAATCCCTGTGGGAGCGAGCTTGTTCGCGATTGCGGTCTATCAGGGCACATCAATGTGGAATGTGCCGCCGCCATCGCGGGCAAGCCCGCTCCCACAGGGTCCGCGTTTTATTCAGGGAAATACTTGTATGCGCATCGGACTTGTCGGTTACGGCCACGGCGGCCGGTTTTTTCATGCTCCGCTGATCAGCAGCCTGCCGGCGGCGACGTTTGTCGGCGTGGTTACTCGTTCAGCGGAGCGCCGACAGTTGCTGGCGGCGGAGCATCCGGGTGTGCCGGCCTTCGACAGCATCGGCCACTTGGTGGAAGCCGGGATCGATGTGCTAGTGGTATCGACGCCCCTCAAGGGGCGGCCGGCACTGGTGCTCGACGGCATCGAACACGGCGTGGCGGTAGTCAGCGACAAGCCGTTCGCCGCCGACTGGCAGCAGGCGCAAACCCTGATCACCATGGCCGAGCGCCAGAATGTTCCGCTCAGCGTGTATCAAAACCGGCGCTGGGACTCAGACTTTCTAACCGTGCGCAAACTCATCGAATCCGGCGCGCTGGGCCAGGTCAGCCGGTTCGAGTCGCGGATCGAGCGTTACTCGCCGTCATCGGTTCACAACAGCAGCGGCGGTGGTTTCCTGCGCGATCTGGGCAGTCATCTGGTCGATCAGGCGTTGTTGCTGTTCGGCCCGGTGACACGGGTCTACGCCGAACTGGACTACCTGGAAAAAGACCAGACCTTCGATCACGGCTTCTTCATGTCCCTGACCCACGTCAACGGCGTGACCTCGCACCTGGGCGGCAGTTGCCTGCAGAACAGCCCCGGCCCGCGCTTTCGGGTGAGCGGTACGCTGGGTTGTTACAGCGTCGAGGGGCTGGACGGGCAGGAGGTCCAGGCGCTGGCCGGGCTTTCGCCGAAGACCGAAGGCGAGCGCTGGGGCGTCGAGGAGCACCGACGTTGGGGCTGGTTCGAACACGGAGAAGAGCGCGAACGGGTTCCGTCCGAGCGCGGCTGCTGGAGTCAGTTCTATTTGCAGCTACAAATCGCCTTGCAAAACGGTGGCCCGCTGCCCGTGGATGCCCGCGATGCACTGGCGACAACCCGCGTGCTAGACGCTGCGCGACTGAGTTCCAAACGTCATCAGGTAGTGGAGCTGAGCGAGTTCGCAAGCCATGGAATAAAATCACAATAAAATTCTAAAACAGGTTGATATAGAAAATAATTTCCAATAGAGTCGATTTCAGATTCTCTGTCTCGCCATACGTTCCAACGCCTCGACTGCTTGTCCGCTTACTGAAATCGTCACGCCTCATCCATAAAACCAACAAGAATGTGGAGAAAGACTTTTCATGAAGACCAAGACCCGTTTTGCCTCACTGGCCTTGTCCCTGATGTTCGCCAGCGGCGCTGTGCTGGCCGATATGAAGATCGGCGTCAGCATGTCCCAGTTCGATGACACCTGGCTGACCTACCTGCGTGAATCCATGGACAAGAAAGCCAGGTCCTATCCCGACGGCGTCAAGCTGCAGTTCGAAGACGCCCGCAGCGACGTGGTCAAGCAACTGAGCCAGGTCGAAAGCTTCATCAGCCAGAAGGTCGACGCCATCGTGGTTAATCCGGTGGATACCGCCGCCACCAAGAAGATTACTGAAGCGGCAGTGAAGGCCGGCATTCCACTGGTCTATGTCAACCGCCGCCCCGATGACCTGAACCTGCCTAAAGGCGTCGTGACCGTCGCCTCCAACGACCTGGAGGCCGGCGAGATGCAGATGCAGTACCTGGCCGACAAGATGGGCGGCAAGGGCAACATCGTGATCTTGCTGGGTGACCTCGCGAACAACTCCACCACTAACCGCACCAAGGGCGTCAAAGAGGTGCTGGCCAAATACCCGGACATCAAGGTCGAGCAGGAGCAGAGCGGCGTCTGGCTGCGGGACAAGGGCATGACCCTGGTCAACGACTGGCTGACACAGGGCCGCAAATTCGACGCGGTCGTCTCCAACAACGACGAAATGGCCATCGGTGCCGCGATGGCGCTGCAACAGGCCGGCGTCGCCAAAGGCAGCGTGCTGATTGCGGGTGTCGACGGCACGCCGGACGGCTTGAACGCCGTGAAGAAGGGCTCGCTGGCCGCTTCCGTGTTCCAGGACGCCAAGGGCCAGGCCGACGGTTCCATCGATACCGCGGTGAGAATGGCGAAGAACGAGCCGGTCGAGCCGGCCGTCTGGGTGCCGTTCCGCCTGATCACGCCGCAAAACGTTGACCAGTTCAAATAGTCCGTCCGTTCAATAACAACAATAAGCCCGCAAGGTGGCGATCGCGACCTTGCCGATGGAGTACCTGATCATGTTCGCTTCAGCGACTGCTTCGAGCACCCCTTTGACGGGGAGCCCGCCCACTGCAATACCTGTCGAAGAGCCGTACCTGCTGGAGATCCTCAACGTCAGCAAGGGTTTCCCCGGTGTGGTGGCGTTGTCCGATGTGCAACTGCGGGTACGCCCCGGTTCCGTGCTGGCGCTCATGGGCGAGAATGGCGCGGGCAAATCCACCCTGATGAAAATCATCGCCGGCATCTATCAGCCAGACGCCGGCGAACTGCGCCTGCGGGGCAAACCGGTGGTGTTCGAAACGCCACTGGCGGCGCTTCAGGCCGGGATAGCAATGATTCATCAGGAACTCAACCTGATGCCGCACATGAGCATCGCCGAAAACATCTGGATCGGCCGCGAGCAGCTCAACGGCTTTCACATGATCGACCATCGGGAAATGCACCGCTGCACGGCGAAACTGCTGGAGCGCCTGCGGATCAACCTTGATCCCGAAGAGCTGGTCGGCAATCTGAGTATTGCCGAGCGG includes the following:
- a CDS encoding CoA-acylating methylmalonate-semialdehyde dehydrogenase encodes the protein MSDTPVIGHYLDGQVQDSGSERFSDVFNPATGGVQARVGLASQKTVDAAVASALKAFPAWSEQSSLRRSRVMFKFKELLDRHHDELAEIISREHGKVFSDAKGEVTRGIEIVEYACGAPNLLKTEFSDNIGGGIDNWNLRQPLGVCAGVTPFNFPVMVPLWMIPLALVTGNCFILKPSERDPSASLLMARLLTEAGLPDGVFNVVQGDKTAVDALLQHPDIEAISFVGSTPIAEYIHQQATARGKRVQALGGAKNHMIVMPDADLDQAADALIGAAYGSAGERCMAISIAVAVGEVGDQLIAKLLPRIDQLKVGNGLQGDNDMGPLVTAEHKARVEGFIDQGVAQGAQLIVDGRHFKVPGAETGFFVGATLFDHVTTDMSIYQQEIFGPVLGIVRVPDFASAVALINAHEFGNGVSCFTSDGGIARAFARSIKVGMVGINVPIPVPMAWHSFGGWKRSLFGDHHAYGEEGIRFYSRYKSVMQRWPDSIAKGPEFSMPTAK
- a CDS encoding TIM barrel protein; its protein translation is MSTPLRFALNRMVAPRLSLLAFIELAVTLKADAIEIRNDLKGIEIEDGTAPEHVRELCTAHGISVLSINALYPFDVWNDERRAQALKLAAYARDCGARGLVMCPLNDRADPRSVAERASGLRTALSELAPILRDHGLLGFIEPLGFKACSLRRKRTAVEAIRAGGGLDVFRLVHDTFHHHLGGEQEFFPELTGLVHISGVEETEAPLATLGDGHRVLVGADDILGNAAQINSLLAGGYSGYLSFEPFADSVHGLADIQTAIGASMDHLSQSLS
- the iolD gene encoding 3D-(3,5/4)-trihydroxycyclohexane-1,2-dione acylhydrolase (decyclizing), with protein sequence MTTTRLTMAQALVKFLDNQYIEVDGVQSKFVAGIFTIFGHGNVLGLGQALEQDSGDLIVHQGRNEQGMAHAAIGFAKQHLRRKIYACTSSVGPGAANMLTAAATATANRIPLLLLPGDVYACRQPDPVLQQIEQFHDLSISTNDAFKAVSKYWDRINRPEQLMTAAIHAMRVLTDPAETGAVTLALPQDVQAEAYDYPDYFLQKRVHRIERRPATEAMLGDALALFKGKRKPLIICGGGVKYSGASAALQAFAERFDIPFAETQAGKSAVVSSHPLNVGGIGETGCLAANLLAKEADLIIGVGTRYSDFTTASKSLFQHPDVQFLNLNISPCDALKLDGVQLLADARTGLSALAEALGDYRSGWGDQPRQARAQLDEEVDRLYQIDYQARDFVPEINDHLDPAVLREFIELTGSCLTQSRVLGVLNETLADDAVIVAAAGSLPGDLQRSWRSKGVNTYHVEYGYSCMGYEVNAALGVKLAEPEHEVYALVGDGSYMMLHSELATSIQERRKINVVLFDNMTFGCINNLQMGNGMDSFATEFRFRNPQSGKLDGAFVPVDFAMSAAAYGCKTYKVNTVEELQAALADARLQTVSTLIDIKVLPKTMIHGYLSWWRVGVAQVSTSARTDAVAKTLNERLAKARQY
- a CDS encoding Gfo/Idh/MocA family protein, which produces MSLLSQALRLGVIGTGAIGQDHIRRCSQTLLNSQVVAVTDINLQQAAKVVADLNLTAEVYPDGHALIQAPDVEAILVTSWGPSHEEFVLAAIAAGKPVFCEKPLAVTAEGCRKIVEAEVAHGKRLVQVGFMRPYDEGYRALKSVIDSGQIGEPLMLHCAHRNPSVGENYKTDMAITDTLIHELDVLRWLLDDDYVSVQVVFPRKSSKALAHLKDPQIVLLETAKGTRIDVEVFVNCQYGYDIQCEVVGETGIAKLPEPSQVQLRSGAKLSNAILMDWKDRFIAAYDVELQAFIDGVRAGQVGGPSAWDGFAAAVAADACIEAQHSGAIVKVALPDRPHFYS
- a CDS encoding Gfo/Idh/MocA family protein, encoding MRIGLVGYGHGGRFFHAPLISSLPAATFVGVVTRSAERRQLLAAEHPGVPAFDSIGHLVEAGIDVLVVSTPLKGRPALVLDGIEHGVAVVSDKPFAADWQQAQTLITMAERQNVPLSVYQNRRWDSDFLTVRKLIESGALGQVSRFESRIERYSPSSVHNSSGGGFLRDLGSHLVDQALLLFGPVTRVYAELDYLEKDQTFDHGFFMSLTHVNGVTSHLGGSCLQNSPGPRFRVSGTLGCYSVEGLDGQEVQALAGLSPKTEGERWGVEEHRRWGWFEHGEERERVPSERGCWSQFYLQLQIALQNGGPLPVDARDALATTRVLDAARLSSKRHQVVELSEFASHGIKSQ
- a CDS encoding sugar ABC transporter substrate-binding protein, with product MKTKTRFASLALSLMFASGAVLADMKIGVSMSQFDDTWLTYLRESMDKKARSYPDGVKLQFEDARSDVVKQLSQVESFISQKVDAIVVNPVDTAATKKITEAAVKAGIPLVYVNRRPDDLNLPKGVVTVASNDLEAGEMQMQYLADKMGGKGNIVILLGDLANNSTTNRTKGVKEVLAKYPDIKVEQEQSGVWLRDKGMTLVNDWLTQGRKFDAVVSNNDEMAIGAAMALQQAGVAKGSVLIAGVDGTPDGLNAVKKGSLAASVFQDAKGQADGSIDTAVRMAKNEPVEPAVWVPFRLITPQNVDQFK